A single Pseudanabaenaceae cyanobacterium SKYG29 DNA region contains:
- a CDS encoding FAD-dependent oxidoreductase, giving the protein MKEVVIVGAGMAGLACGVRLRQAGISATILEKSAGVGGRVATRRAQGTWLDHGLPCVTRGTDPRYNAWVESLISRGILQRWTDRRFLLSVHGLANQQEDSPFFASPQGITAIAKDLAQDQKIHLNTKVKEIKVNNDRWQLFTDKGEFWADVLVMTPPAPQSHDLLAYALSFHPEVLSSLATAVYQSTITLLCGYHSQRLLPSDWEILECRDHQVIQYLYYNSTKQATPPYPSLVIHSTPDFALAHQGAADLGKVGELMLEELGHLLTSQMAKPDWWQVHRWRYSRVKQALEVPSLASYRPLPLFLAGDWLAGQGIESAFLSGIHAAEEIISARIL; this is encoded by the coding sequence TATCCTGGAGAAATCAGCGGGAGTAGGAGGCAGAGTTGCTACCCGGCGTGCCCAGGGTACCTGGCTAGACCATGGACTGCCCTGCGTTACTAGGGGCACTGACCCCCGTTACAATGCCTGGGTGGAATCCCTCATCAGTCGCGGTATCCTCCAACGCTGGACAGACAGGCGGTTTCTTTTATCCGTCCACGGCTTAGCTAACCAACAGGAAGATAGTCCCTTTTTTGCTTCGCCCCAGGGGATCACTGCCATTGCCAAAGACCTTGCCCAAGACCAGAAAATTCACCTCAATACCAAAGTCAAGGAAATCAAGGTAAATAACGATCGGTGGCAGTTGTTCACAGATAAAGGGGAATTCTGGGCAGATGTGTTAGTGATGACCCCCCCTGCTCCCCAAAGCCATGACCTATTAGCCTATGCTCTGTCTTTCCATCCTGAGGTGTTAAGTTCCCTGGCAACTGCGGTCTACCAGAGCACTATAACTCTCCTCTGCGGCTATCACAGTCAGCGGCTGCTTCCTTCGGATTGGGAAATTTTGGAATGCCGTGATCACCAGGTAATTCAGTACCTCTACTACAACAGCACCAAACAAGCCACACCTCCCTATCCCTCGCTAGTTATCCACAGTACTCCGGATTTTGCCCTTGCCCACCAAGGTGCTGCTGACCTGGGGAAAGTAGGAGAATTGATGCTAGAGGAACTAGGACATTTGTTGACATCCCAAATGGCTAAACCCGATTGGTGGCAGGTACATCGCTGGCGTTATAGTCGCGTTAAACAAGCTTTGGAGGTACCGAGCCTGGCTTCCTATCGCCCTCTCCCTCTATTTCTGGCAGGGGATTGGTTGGCAGGACAGGGGATAGAAAGTGCTTTTCTCTCTGGTATCCATGCCGCAGAAGAGATTATCAGTGCCCGCATACTTTAG